A DNA window from Vicia villosa cultivar HV-30 ecotype Madison, WI unplaced genomic scaffold, Vvil1.0 ctg.000849F_1_1_2_unsc, whole genome shotgun sequence contains the following coding sequences:
- the LOC131631609 gene encoding bidirectional sugar transporter N3-like, with amino-acid sequence MPLIPLEAYPGLAKIFGILGNLISCMVFLAPVPTFYRIYKNKCTEGFKSLPYVVALFSCMLWLFYGIMKTSSFYIISINTIGCGIEVIYCVMYIVYAPRHARKSTIIQFVGMNVVLFTLIYLLTTFAIPKDYKAIVLGWICVAMSVSVFAAPLSIVVRVVKTRSVKYMPFNLSLFLTLSAIIWFGYGFFKKDMCIYLPNVVGLLLGIIQMVLYVYYSRYGGKNDEEQDQGISIVVVNPLGLGSCDVFPFPLDENDDIIEEINQQLQVKKLGLEDENEKQEKNVEAIELGVVV; translated from the exons GCCTCTCATTCCATTGGAAGCCTACCCTGGTTTAGCCAAAATTTTTGGTATACTAG GTAACCTCATTTCCTGCATGGTGTTCTTAGCTCCAGT gCCAACTTTTTACcgaatatacaaaaataaatgcaCTGAAGGCTTCAAGTCACTACCATATGTGGTAGCATTATTCAGTTGTATGCTTTGGCTATTCTATGGAATTATGAAAACAAGTTCTTTTTACATCATTTCCATCAACACAATTGGATGTGGCATAGAAGTTATCTACTGTGTCATGTATATAGTCTATGCCCCTAGACATGCAagg AAATCAACCATAATACAATTTGTGGGTATGAATGTTGTTTTATTCACCTTGATCTACTTGCTCACAACATTTGCTATACCTAAAGACTATAAAGCTATAGTTCTTGGATGGATTTGTGTTGCTATGTCAGTGAGTGTGTTTGCAGCACCTCTAAGCATTGTG GTACGAGTTGTTAAAACAAGAAGTGTAAAGTATATGCCATTCAATTTGTCACTTTTCCTTACATTGAGTGCCATTATATGGTTTGGATATGGTTTCTTTAAAAAGGATATGTGCATTTAT CTTCCTAATGTGGTTGGATTGTTATTGGGGATAATTCAGATGGTGTTATATGTTTATTACTCAAGATATGGTGGTAAGAATGATGAAGAGCAAGATCAAGGGATAAGTATTGTTGTTGTGAATCCATTGGGTTTGGGGTCTTGTGATGTGTTTCCATTTCCATTAGATGAAAATGATGATATTATTGAGGAAATTAATCAACAACTTCAAGTGAAGAAGTTGGGTTTGGAAGATGAAAATGAGAAGCAAGAGAAAAATGTGGAAGCTATAGAGTTAGGAGTTGTGGTGTGA